A genomic region of Miscanthus floridulus cultivar M001 chromosome 3, ASM1932011v1, whole genome shotgun sequence contains the following coding sequences:
- the LOC136544570 gene encoding uncharacterized WD repeat-containing protein C2A9.03-like: MELLEKLAQPAILGDGVGDSTPYEMARDLDFDDDRPVRELTESDVEMLRCIFLGRRDPRVHEFSDLTHSDQDTSACPDGRLVAVLGDSSECLVADAQEIANLRGHLDYSFASAWHPDGRVLATGNQDTTCRLWDVRNLSQSFAVLRGRIGAVRGLKFSSDGRFLAMSEAADFVHVYDSQADYSREQEIDIFGEIAGMSFSPDTEALFVRVADRTYGSLIEFTRRHRYDYFDSCL; encoded by the exons ATGGAGCTCCTGGAGAAGCTGGCACAACCAGCAATACTCGGCGACGGCGTGGGCGACAGCACG ccatatgagatggcaagggatcttgattttgatgatgatcgccctgttagAGAGctaacagagagtgatgttgagatgctgaggtgtATCTTTCTCGGccgccgtgatccaagagttcacgagttcagcgatcttactcattctgatcag GATACGTCAGCGTGTCCTGATGGCAGACTTGTTGCTGTTCTTGGCGATAGCTCCGAGTGTTTGGTAGCTGATGCTCAA GAAATCGCAAACCTCCGGGGGCACCTAGACTACTCGTTCGCATCCGCCTGGCACCCTGACGGCCGCGTCCTCGCCACTGGGAACCAGGACACCACCTGCCGGCTGTGGGACGTGCGCAACCTCTCGCAGTCTTTCGCGGTGCTGAGGGGGAGAATCGGCGCGGTGAGGGGCCTCAAGTTCTCGTCGGACGGCCGGTTCCTGGCGATGTCGGAGGCGGCGGACTTCGTCCACGTTTACGACTCGCAGGCCGATTACTCGAGGGAGCAGGAGATCGACATCTTTGGAGAGATCGCAGGCATGTCATTTAGCCCGGACACGGAGGCCCTGTTTGTAAGGGTCGCTGACCGGACGTATGGCAGCCTGATCGAGTTCACCAGGAGGCATCGGTACGACTACTTCGACTCCTGTCTATGA
- the LOC136547266 gene encoding uncharacterized protein At5g43822-like, whose product MEALVRKVQQRVRKAREEMDQWDDLNTRLLSQFSNAAAVISRLQALGEDKNYGPLHGVPNIREDLIGNQMEVLEFIFVKIRETLEKFNGVVKALNKALRDTKQMVRGGSALTAKQMQLQVGILPSIAECLNGFQTLCKMHHAEFTLKSSVFSLLTWKSSSSDIAVLRQLLVDQPNIPRDEVQSIFDIIFADEIC is encoded by the exons ATGGAGGCGCTGGTGCGGAAGGTGCAGCAGCGGGTGAGGAAGGCGCGGGAGGAGATGGACCAGTGGGATGACCTCAACACTCGGCTCCTCTCCCAATTCTCCAACGCTGCCGCCGTCATCTCTCGCCTTCAG GCCCTTGGAGAGGACAAGAATTATGGCCCcttgcatggtgtgcccaacATCAGAGAGGACCTCATTGGGAATCAGATGGAGGTTCTGGAGTTCATTTTCGTTAAAATCAGGGAGACACT GGAGAAGTTCAATGGCGTTGTGAAAGCTTTAAATAAGGCTCTGCGTGATACCAAGCAGATGGTGAGAGGCGGGTCGGCACTCACCGCAAAACAGATGCAGTTACAAGTGGGAATTTTGCCATCGATTGCAGAATGCTTGAATGGATTTCAAACGTTATGCAAGATGCACCATGCTGA GTTTACACTAAAATCATCAGTTTTCTCCTTGCTGACATGGAAGAGCAG TTCCAGTGACATTGCTGTACTACGTCAACTCTTAGTAGACCAGCCAAACATTCCTAGAGATGAAG TCCAATCCATATTCGACATTATATTTGCGGATGAAATTTGTTGA